The Amycolatopsis nigrescens CSC17Ta-90 genomic interval TCAAGCTGGGCATCGCTCAGCACGCCAGCCCTCGAACGGGGGACTACTTCGGTGTCCGCGGCGTTGCGTGCGGCGCAGGGGCGCGCGGTCAAGGCCAAGGTTCGTGGTCGTCGATCACGGCAGCGGTGCGGTGCTGATCTGCGACATCGGCCGGATCGGCTTCCAGCATCTCGTCCATCTCCGGTACCTGGGGCACCGGTTCTTCGGCGGCGTCGGCTGGGCTGGCTGCCTGCTGCTGATCGGCGACGTTGCTTGCCGGGCGGTTCCGGCGCCATCGCAACGGGGTACCCGCTCCAGCAGCGCGGATAACCCGCGAAGGGGTGAGTTTCGTGGCCCGTATCCGGGTACTCGGTGTTGAGAGGGCGAAAGGGTGTCCTCCGGACGAAAAGGGCGGCATCGGAAATGGAGCTGCGCACGCGGGAAGGTCAGGCCTCGGCGACTCGGGTGGTCGCGCTGGTGATCGGATGCGTCTATCTCGTGCTCGGGGTGGTGGGCTTCTTCGTCGGAACGACGGTGCTGTGGTTCAGCACCGGGCCGCTGCTGGACGTGGTGCGCACCGCGATCGGGCTGGCGGCACTGGTCGCGGCGCGGCGGGCGGTAGGGGCCCAGTTTCTCGGCATGGCGTTGATGGTGCTGCTGACCGGGTTGGTGGTCTACGGCGTGCTGGTCGCGTTGCTGGGCAGCCCGCTGGAGCTCAGCGGGCTATTCGGGCTTCGCTGGCCTGACACGGTCCTGCACGCCGTGACCGTGGTGGCGGGGGCGCTGATCGGCATACCTAACGGTCGCGGTCGATCTCGCGCAGCACGGCCACCGGGCAGGGCGCGTGGTACAGCACGGCGTGACTGACCGAGCCGAGCAAAGCCCGCCGCACGGCGCCGCGGCCGTGGCTGCCGACCACCACCAGGCTGGCCTGCTCGGCTTTCTCCAGCAGGGCCAGTGCCGGCCGGTCGGCTACCGAGACCCAGTCCACCGGCACCGCGGGATACCGGACCGCATGAGCGTCCACCTGACGCCGTGCGGCATCCCGCGTGCTCTGATCAGCGTAGGCAGCGCCACCAGGTGTGAAGGGGGCGGCGGTGAGCAGCTCCAGTGGCCAGTCCGAGGAAGCGTGCACCGCCTGCAGGGGTGCCTGGTGACGGGCGGCGAAGTCGAACGCGAACTCGATGGCCCGCTCACTGGTCGGTGACCCGTCGACGCCCACCACCACCGGGCCTTCGGTGTCGGACCGGCCGCGGACCGCCACCACCGGCTGGCGGAGCTTGCGCACCAGTTCCGCCGTGGTCGAACCGAGCAGCACCCTGGGCAGCGCGGTGAGGCCCGACGACCCGAACACCAGCAGCTCGGGCTCGGCCTCGTCGGCGAAACTGAGCAATGCTTCGTCCGGCGCACCATCGAGCAGCACGCCGGACACCTCCAAACCGGGATGTTCGTGCCGGCACTGGTCGGCAAGCTCGGCCAGCCGCTGCTCCAACTCCGGCCGGGCCTGGACCACCCCGGGGTCCGCCACCGGCCTGCTCTCGGCCATCAACGGCCGTGCCCCTTCGAAGACGTGCACGATCAGCAACAGGCGATCCCGCCGACGCGCCTCGGTGCCCGCCCAGCGGACCGCCGCGCGGGCCCCTTCGGACCCGTCATACCCCACCACGACCGGCCGGACCTGTGCAGAAGGCTCCATCGAGGCTCCCTAACAACCGAGCTGTCAACCGAAACAACAACGACGGCATACCCGAACCACACCCCCGCAAAACCTCGCCGCGGTCACCGAGGTGGCACGCCGCTCGCGTGCCGGCCTCTCGGAGCCTGGCCGCCCGTTCGGCGGCTGGCCGACTTGGTCGGACTCGGCGGAGTCACTGTCCAAACGCGAGCACATCTACCGCCGCGACGAGCGCGACCTCGCCGGTCATCCAGGCAGCCTGTCGAGCACGTCGCCGACCTCGGACACGATCGCTTCCCCTGCCGGAAGCAGATCGGCCCGCTCCAACAGCAGGTCGCGGGCAGCTCGCACGATCCCGGCTCGCTCGGCCAGGTAACGGCGCATGTCGGTGGTCGGTACCGAGTCGACGCCGTGTTCCAGCAGCATCCTCGTGAGGTGTACCTCGCGCGCGAACGAGTAGCAGCCGTGAAACACGGCGGTGAGCGGGCGATCGGCGTTGACAACGGGGCTGATCGCCCGGTCGGCCGGGTTGGTGCACAGCGGAAGCAGGTCGATGATGGTGCTCATCCGGTTGTGCCCGGTCTCATGCACCAGTGTCTGCGCGGCCATCACGGCGGGCCGGGGGCTGCTGACGATCATGCCGCGGAACGCGTGCACGCTGTAGTTGTGCGGGCGAAGTCCCGCGAACGGCATGGGTGCCAACCGTTCCACGCAGTGCCGCACCTCGGTCCACGCCTGCGGCCACACGTCGCACAGCAGTTGCGCCGCGGCCCCGAAGTCCTGCCGGAATCTGTCCATATCGGAGGGTGTCGCGGTCGGCAGCACCTCTGTCGCCGGCAGGTGCTCGTCCAGCCAGCGAGATGGGTGCGGAACGACGACGGGACCGTCCGCGATGGCTTCCAGCGGCTCGGACAAGGTGACCAGGGTGCCCGCCCCGTCGCTGGCCAGGACCTCGTCCGGTCCGACGGTGAGCCACCACGAACCGGTCGTGGAGGGGACGGACGTGGCGACCTTCAGCCGCGGCACCGCGAGGCCGCCGCAGCGGTCGGCTCCGACCCTGAACTCCGGGACCGCTCGGTCCGCGTGTGCCGCGATCTCGGGGAGCAGGAAGAAGGCGAGTTGGTGGGCCAGCGGGTCCTCCCCGCGCGGCACCGGGGGTTCGGTCGCCCCGCCGCGCGCCACCGCGATCCAGGACGTGATGTCCGGACCCGTGAGTACCCGC includes:
- a CDS encoding DUF4383 domain-containing protein, translated to MELRTREGQASATRVVALVIGCVYLVLGVVGFFVGTTVLWFSTGPLLDVVRTAIGLAALVAARRAVGAQFLGMALMVLLTGLVVYGVLVALLGSPLELSGLFGLRWPDTVLHAVTVVAGALIGIPNGRGRSRAARPPGRARGTARRD
- a CDS encoding universal stress protein, whose product is MEPSAQVRPVVVGYDGSEGARAAVRWAGTEARRRDRLLLIVHVFEGARPLMAESRPVADPGVVQARPELEQRLAELADQCRHEHPGLEVSGVLLDGAPDEALLSFADEAEPELLVFGSSGLTALPRVLLGSTTAELVRKLRQPVVAVRGRSDTEGPVVVGVDGSPTSERAIEFAFDFAARHQAPLQAVHASSDWPLELLTAAPFTPGGAAYADQSTRDAARRQVDAHAVRYPAVPVDWVSVADRPALALLEKAEQASLVVVGSHGRGAVRRALLGSVSHAVLYHAPCPVAVLREIDRDR
- a CDS encoding aKG-HExxH-type peptide beta-hydroxylase, whose translation is MAQRAGSEVVGRLDVDMARVRGFVASAPEPPRSNVLLALPGSNSVTALNALLARKNLKELLKIVVTRFGQTTGSTERELYRVAIDSLHAVSDAALERVLTGPDITSWIAVARGGATEPPVPRGEDPLAHQLAFFLLPEIAAHADRAVPEFRVGADRCGGLAVPRLKVATSVPSTTGSWWLTVGPDEVLASDGAGTLVTLSEPLEAIADGPVVVPHPSRWLDEHLPATEVLPTATPSDMDRFRQDFGAAAQLLCDVWPQAWTEVRHCVERLAPMPFAGLRPHNYSVHAFRGMIVSSPRPAVMAAQTLVHETGHNRMSTIIDLLPLCTNPADRAISPVVNADRPLTAVFHGCYSFAREVHLTRMLLEHGVDSVPTTDMRRYLAERAGIVRAARDLLLERADLLPAGEAIVSEVGDVLDRLPG